DNA sequence from the Pseudomonas fluorescens Q2-87 genome:
GGCTTGCTCGCGAAAGCGGAGTGTCAGTCAACTTAGCTGTTGAATGGGAAACCGCCTTTGCAAGCAAGCTCGCTCCCACATTGTTTTGCACGGTGCCTGGAAAACCGATAACCATCCACAGGAGCGTGGAAATGCGTTGGGCGACCTATTTCGCCGTGTTGGCGTCGGTGCTGAGCGTCGGCCTGGCCCTGGGCGTGAGCATGCCGCTGGTGTCGCTGCGCCTGGAGGGCTGGGGCTATGGCTCGTTTGCCATTGGGGTGATGGCTGCCATGCCCGCCGTCGGGGTGTTGCTCGGGGCCAAGGTATCGAGCCGGCTGGCGGCGCGCTTCGGCACCGCCGCACTGATGCGTCTGTGCCTGTGGGGCGGCGCCGTGTCCATCGGGCTACTGGCGCTGCTGCCCAGTTATCCGGTCTGGCTGCTGTTGCGCCTGGTGATCGGCGTGGTCCTGACCTTGGTGTTCATCCTGGGGGAAAGCTGGATCAATCAACTGGTCATTGAGAAATGGCGTGGGCGATTGGTGGCGCTGTATGGCAGCAGCTATGCCCTGAGCCAGTTGTCCGGCCCGTTGCTGCTGGGCGCGCTGGGGACTGATCATGACTATGGATTCTGGGTGGGCGTCGGCCTGCTGCTGATTGCACCGTTGCTGTTGCTGGGCCGTAGCGGCGCGCCGAGCAGCGAGGCCGGTAGTGTCACGTTCGGCGATTTGTGGGCGTTTTGCCGAGGCTTGCCGGCGATTGCCTGGGCCGTCTCGTTGTTCGCCGCGTTCGAGGCGATGATCCTCACGTTGTTGCCGGTGTATTGCTTGCGACAAGGCTTCAATGCCGACATCGCATTGGCGATGGTCAGTACCGTGGTGGTCGGTGATGCCTTGCTGCAGTTGCCCATCGGCGCCCTGGCCGATTACCTGTCGCGCCGGGCGTTGTTCATGGGCTGTGCGGTGGCGCTGACCTTATCGAGCCTGGCGGTCCCGCTGCTGATCGACACCTGGCTGATCTGGCCGCTATGGGTGCTGTTCGGCGCCAGCGCGGGTGGTTTGTTTACCTTGTCGCTGATCCTGATCGGCGAGCGTTATCGCGACGATGCACTGGTACGGGCCAACGCCCATATCGCGCAACTGTGGGGGCTCGGTTGCCTGATCGGTCCGCTGGCAGCAGGGGCCGGTAGCCAATGGGTCAGCGGGCATGCGCTGCCTTTGTTCATGGCGGCGGGGGCGTTCGGCCTGGTGATTCTGTTGTTGCGCCAAGGGGCCTTTGGGTCCGCCCAAACCGCTTGAGAACCCCCGTGGCGAGGGAGCTTGCTCCCGCTGGACTGCGAAGCAGTCCCGGCTTTTGCGGTTGCTGCGCAACCGAGCGGGAGCAAGCTCCCTCGCCACCAAAAGCGGGCTACCTCTAAAGCATCCGCTCCAACCCGACGGTCGTGCTGAACCAGGCATTGAACCGGCGCCACCAGCTGCCCGGCTCGCGGTCCATGTCATGTAATTGGCCGTTGTCTTCAGTCGTCCATACCAGCTTTCCATTTTCCAGCCGTGCCTGGTAACTCAGGGCGGGCGCCATGCCTTGCAGCGCGAGGTCGCGTACCTGGCCGGCGAGTTCCGGGCTGTCCACGAGCACACCGACTTCGGTGTTCCACAGCACTGAGCGCGGGTCGAAATTGAACGAGCCAATGAAAGATTTCTGCCGGTCGAAAATCATCGCCTTGCTGTGCAGGCTGGAGTCCGATTCGCCGTAGGACTTGCTGTAGAACAGGTGAGGGCTGCTGCCTTTGTCGCCCGGTTGGCGCCGCAGTTCGAACAGGCGTACGCCATGTTGCAGCAGGGCCTTGCGATAGGGGGCATAACCACCATGCACCGCCGGCACATCGGTGGCTTCCAGGGCGTTGGTCAAAAGGCTCACCGACACCCCGGCATCGGCGCGGCTGGTCAGGTACACCAGGCCTGGCTGGCCGGGAACGAAATACGCCGAAATCATGATCAGTTCTTTGCTGACCCCCGCCAGCTCAGGGGCCAATTGCGTGGTCAGCAATAAATGCGGATCCGGCTCGCCCGTTGCCAGCACTTTGCTGGGCGCGTCCCACAGCGCCTGGTTCCAGGCCCAGATCAACTGAGTGCGCCAGGTGTCCAGCCGCGGTTGGGTCTTGTAGCGGGTCAGTTGCTGATAGAGCGCATGATTTTCCTGCTGGGTCTGTTCCAGGGACTCTTGCAGACGCAGGCGACTGTTGGCCAAGTCCTTGGCGGCAGGGCGGTGAGACAGGAACTGCTCGATGGGTTTGCTCAGGGCGCTGTTCCAGTACTGATCAAAGCTTTGCCCCAGTTGCTGAGCCACCGGTCCGACGCCAAGCAGGTCGATGTCGGTGAAGTTCAGGTTCGGTTCGGCGTCGAAATATTCGTCACCCAGATTGCGGCCGCCGACGATGGCCATGCTGTTGTCCGCCAGCCATAACTTGTTATGCATCCGCCGGTGTTGTTGCGACAGGTTGAGCAACCGCCCGAGGTTGCGAGTCACGCCGGTCGCGCGCCCCAGGTGCAAAGGGTTGAACAGGCGTATCTGGATGTTCGGGTGGGCGGCGAGGGTCGCGATGATCTGGTCCAGGCCATCGCTGGTGGTGTCGTCCAGCAGGATGCGCACGCGCACGCCCCGGTCGGCGGCCTTGAGCAGCTCGTCCACGAGCATTCGTGTGCTGATGCCGTCATGGACAATGTAGTACTGCAAGTCCAGGCTGCCTTGGGCGTGGCGGATCAACTCCGCGCGGGCGGTGAAGGCATCGGTGCTGTCCGAGAGTAGCCGGAAGCCGGATCGTCCTTCATGGGCGGCGACCTGGGTCTGGACCGAGCGGCCGAACGAAGATTCGGCGGCGGGCAACGCCTCGGAAGGCTCGCGTGCAATGTCTAAACTGGCGCAGCCGCTCAACAGCGAGGCGACTAGCAATAGCGCAGGCAGGATCGGTCTGGATCTCACGTAGGATCGTTCCGCTTGTTTGCGTTGATCGGCGTCAGGTGCTGCATCCTTTCGTACAGGTCAGACGCTGCCGCGCTGGGTTTCGTTCAACAGCGCAGCAGCGGCAACTCCTACCTTGCGCACGGCCTCTTCGATCTGCGTCGTTGGCTTGGCAGCGTAGTTCATCCGCAAGCAGTTGCGGTACTTGCCCGACGCCGAAAAAATGCTGCCGACGGCAACCTGTACGCCTTGGTCGTGCAGGACTCGATTGAGCTTCAGGGTGTCGAAGCCTTCAGGCAATTCCACCCACAACATGAAGCTGCCCCGCGGGCGACTGGCACGGGTGCCGGGCGGAAAATAGCGGCTGACCCAGTCGATCAATATGTCGCGATTACGCTGGTATTGCGTGCGCATCCGGCGCAAGTGAGGTTCGAAATGCCCACCCTGGAGAAACTCGGCGATGGCGATCTGCGGTTGTGGCGCGGTGGAGCCGGTGCTGATGTATTTCATGTGCAGTACCCGCTCCAGGTACCGGCCCGGTGCGACCCAGCCAATGCGCAGGCCTGGCGCCAGGGTCTTGGAAAAAGAACTGCAGAGCAGGACGCGGCCGTCGTCGTCGAAGGACTTGATGGTGCGAGGTCGCGGGTACGTGTAGGCCAGTTCCCCATACACATCGTCCTCGATAATCGCCACGTCGAAGCGTTGCGCCAGGGTCAGCAGAGCGCGCTTGTTGGCCTCGGGCATGATGTAGCCCAGCGGGTTGTTGCAGCTGGGGGTCAACTGTATGGCTTTGATCGGCCATTGTTCCAATGCCAGTTCCAGGGCCTCCAGGCTGATGCCGGTCAGCGGGTCGGTGGGAATCTCCAAGGCTTTCATGCCCAGGCCCTTTAGGGTTTGCATGGCCCCGTGAAAACTGGGTGAGTCCACCGCGACGATGTCGCCTTGTTCGCAGGTGGCGCGGATGCTGACGGACAACGCCTCGTGGCAGCCCGTGGTGACGATCAGGTCGTTGGGCCCCAATTGGCAGCCGGAGGCCAGCGACAGCCGGGCGATCTGTTCGCGAAGCGCGAGGTTGCCGTAGATATTGTCGTAATACAGGCCTGGCATGTCTTGCCGACGGCTGATCTGCGCCAGGCTGCGCAGCAGCGGTTTCATGGTCGGCGAGTTGATGTCAGGCATGCCGCGTCCCAGCTGCACCACGTCCGGGCGCGGTACGGCGCGTATCAGCTCCAGCACTTGGTCCCACTGGGAGATATCCACCGGGCGTTGGGCCGGGCGACCTACTACCGGCAAATCCGGCAGCTCGCGACTCACGGGGACGAAATAACCGGACTTGGGCCTCGGCATCGCCAGCCCGCTGTCCTCCAGCACACGGTAGGCCTGCTGTACCGTGCTGAGGCTGACACCATGTTCCGTGCTCAAGGCGCGCACCGACGGCAACCGATCACCAGGGCGATAGAAACCCTGTTCGATACGGGTGCCGAGCAATTCGGCGAGGTTCACGTAGAGGGTCATGGTGCGCTCCCGAGGAGGTGGATAAGAACAACCAATACAGTTGGCTTGGAAAATGACGATTCAGTGTCAAAAAGCGGCAATCTGTATTGATATAAAAGACATGGGTTGAATCTGTATTGCTTTTGGCCGTCCGCGCATCATGAAAGCTCTGGCTACCCAAGTAAACAGGAGCGATCAAAATGAACGGCTTGAGCGATGTGCGGCTGACGTTACACAGTCAGGAACTGGCGGCAGGGCAGGATAATGGGCTGCGCAGCGCGACGTTGCGCAACGCACCGTCCGACCTGAGTCGCTGGGCCCTGTTCTGGCACCGCCTGCATACACGCAAGGCCTTATTGGAACTTACACCCGAACAGTTGCGCGATATCGGGCTGAGCCGAGAGCAGGCGCGGGTGGAGGGGCTAAAGCCGTTCTGGCGGCTTTGAAACGGTAAAGAACCTGTGGCGAGGGAGCTTGCTCCCGCTGGGTTGCGTAGCAGCCCCAAGATTTTCGCGGTCGAGCGGGAGCAAGCTCCCTCGCCACGGGGGCTGAATTCAAACCAGTTCTTTCAACCGATGCCACAACATCCCCAGCGCCAGCAACGGGGAGCGCAGGTGCTTGCCGCCAGGGAAGGTCATGTGTGGCACTTGGGCGAAGAGGTCGAAGCCGCCGCCTTGCTGGCCGCTGATAGCCTCGGCCAGCAGCTTGCCGGCCAGGTGCGTGGCATTGAGTCCATGACCGGAATAGGCCTGGGCGTAATACACATTGGGTTGATCCTTGAGCCTGCCGATCTGTGGCAAACGGTTGGCACCAATGCCAATCATGCCGCCCCATTGGTAATCGATCTTCACGTCCGCCAATTGCGGGAAAACCTTGAGCATTTTCGGGCGCATGTAGGCGCCAATGTCCTGCGGGTCGCGGCCCGAATAGTGACAGGCACCACCGAACAGTAGGCGCCGATCCGCCGAAAGCCGGTAGTAATCCAGCGCGACTCGTTGATCGCAGACCGCCATGTTCTGCGGCAACAGCGCCTGTGCCTGGGCCTGGCTCAAGGGTTCGGTGGCGATGATGTAGCTGCCAGCCGGCAGCACTTTGCCGCCCAATTGCGGATTGAGGCCGTTGAGGTAGGCGTTACAGCCCAGTACCAGCGTCTTGGCGCGGACCGAGCCCTGTTGGGTATGCACCTTTACTTCGGGGCCGTAATCGATACGCGTGACTGCCGATTGCTCGAACAACCTGACGCCCATTTGCTGCGCGGCGCCAGCCTCGCCCAGGGCCAGGTTAAGCGGATGCAAATGGCCGGAACCCATGTCGATCAATCCCCCGACATAGCGATCCGAACCCACCACGCTGTGCATTTCATGGGCTTGCAACAGCCGGGTCTGGTGGCGATAACCCAGGCTGCGCAGTTCTTCAACCTCTTCGGCGAAGCCTTCCAGGTCGCTGGGCTTGTTGGCGAGGTCGCAATAGCCCCAGGTCAGGTCGCACGGGATCTGGAAACGCTCGACGCGCTGCCGGACGAATTCCACCGCCTCAAGGCCCATGAGTTTCATCTGGCGCACACCGTCGGTGCCGATGATCGGCGTGAACTGGTCGAGGCCATGGCCGACGCCACGGATCAATTGACCACCGTTGCGTCCACTGGCGCCCCAGCCGACCCTGTGTGCTTCCAGCAAAACGACGCTCATGCCACGTTCGGCCAGTTCGATCGCCGTGTTCAGCCCGGAAAACCCGCCGCCGATCACGCAGACATCCGCCACCAGCTCGCCTTGCAGCACCGGATGGTCCGGCTGCGGCAGGCTGCTGGCGGCGTAATAAGAGTCGGCGTGGGCGTGGCTCGGGACAGGTTGCTGAGCACGGGCGTTCATGTGCGTAATCCTGATTTTTGTGTTTGAGAAATTTTACGGAGCATAAGCCGTGGGTTCGCCTACGGGCAACACTGGTCGCCTGGCGCTGTCTGGCGCACGGCTTTTAAGGCAGAATCCGGGCAGTCCCACCTCGGTAAGTGCCACGATGAGCTGCAACGGTCAAAAAATTCGCGCGCTGCGCCAGCAGATTCCCTCGTTCGAGTGCGTACCGGGCTGCCATGACTGTTGTGGGCCGGTGACCACTTCACCTGAAGAAATGGCTCGCCTGCCCCGCAAGACCCGCGCCGAACAGGACGCGGCCATGGAAGCGCTCGATTGCGTGCATCTGGGGCCAAACGGTTGCACGGTCTATGACGAGCGACCGCTGATCTGTCGGCTGTTCGGCACCACGGCGACCTTACCGTGCCCCAACGGGCGGCGGCCGGTGGAGTTGATTCATCCCCGGGTCGAAAAGCAGATCCATGAATACATGGCCAGCACTCGGCAGGTGCTGGTCTAGCCGCCAGGGATACCCAGTCGCGGCCTTCGCGGGCATCCAGGCGACCACTTCCAGAATCAGCGTTAATCCGGAATCGGCAGGCTCAAGCTCTCCTTCACTTCCTCCATCACGATATAACTCTTGGATTCGCGCACGTGAGGCAGCTTGAGCAGGATGTCGCCCAGCAGCTTGCGGTACGAAGCCATCTCGGAAATCCGAGCCTTCACCAAATAGTCGAAATCTCCTGAAACCAGGTGGCATTCCAGCACGTGGGGCAGTTTCAACACGGCGCGTCGGAACTCTTCGAAAGTGTCGCCGGATTTGTAGTCCAGGCTGATCTCGACGAATACCAGCAAGCTACCCTTCAAGTGCTGCGGGTTGAGCCGGGCGTTGTAGCCCATGATGATGCCCTCGCGCTCCAGGCGCCGTACTCGCTCGGTGCAGGGCGTGGTGGAGAGTCCGACCTTTTCCCCCAGTTCGGTGAAGGAGATCCGCCCGTCCGCCTGAAGGATGCGCAAGATGTTGCGGTCGATCTTGTCCAGCTCGCGTTTGGTCTGGGTGTTGGTACGCACAGGTGATGCGCCTCCATGAAAAGGGTTTTTGCCGAGAATTCTCGCCAAATATAGGCATTTATATAGTGAAAAGCACTGGCTAATCTTTTTTACACTGCGCCTATCTAAGCTTTGTACAACAAACGTCAGCGGTTATCCGCGATGAGGGCATCAACATGCGCGTTCTGGTCTTGGGTAGCGGCGTCATCGGTACCGTCAGTGCTTATTATCTGGCCCGCGCCGGGTTTGAAGTGGTGGTGGTCGACCGTCAGCCGGCGCCCGCCATGGAAACC
Encoded proteins:
- a CDS encoding MFS transporter, giving the protein MRWATYFAVLASVLSVGLALGVSMPLVSLRLEGWGYGSFAIGVMAAMPAVGVLLGAKVSSRLAARFGTAALMRLCLWGGAVSIGLLALLPSYPVWLLLRLVIGVVLTLVFILGESWINQLVIEKWRGRLVALYGSSYALSQLSGPLLLGALGTDHDYGFWVGVGLLLIAPLLLLGRSGAPSSEAGSVTFGDLWAFCRGLPAIAWAVSLFAAFEAMILTLLPVYCLRQGFNADIALAMVSTVVVGDALLQLPIGALADYLSRRALFMGCAVALTLSSLAVPLLIDTWLIWPLWVLFGASAGGLFTLSLILIGERYRDDALVRANAHIAQLWGLGCLIGPLAAGAGSQWVSGHALPLFMAAGAFGLVILLLRQGAFGSAQTA
- a CDS encoding phospholipase D family protein gives rise to the protein MRSRPILPALLLVASLLSGCASLDIAREPSEALPAAESSFGRSVQTQVAAHEGRSGFRLLSDSTDAFTARAELIRHAQGSLDLQYYIVHDGISTRMLVDELLKAADRGVRVRILLDDTTSDGLDQIIATLAAHPNIQIRLFNPLHLGRATGVTRNLGRLLNLSQQHRRMHNKLWLADNSMAIVGGRNLGDEYFDAEPNLNFTDIDLLGVGPVAQQLGQSFDQYWNSALSKPIEQFLSHRPAAKDLANSRLRLQESLEQTQQENHALYQQLTRYKTQPRLDTWRTQLIWAWNQALWDAPSKVLATGEPDPHLLLTTQLAPELAGVSKELIMISAYFVPGQPGLVYLTSRADAGVSVSLLTNALEATDVPAVHGGYAPYRKALLQHGVRLFELRRQPGDKGSSPHLFYSKSYGESDSSLHSKAMIFDRQKSFIGSFNFDPRSVLWNTEVGVLVDSPELAGQVRDLALQGMAPALSYQARLENGKLVWTTEDNGQLHDMDREPGSWWRRFNAWFSTTVGLERML
- a CDS encoding PLP-dependent aminotransferase family protein, which codes for MTLYVNLAELLGTRIEQGFYRPGDRLPSVRALSTEHGVSLSTVQQAYRVLEDSGLAMPRPKSGYFVPVSRELPDLPVVGRPAQRPVDISQWDQVLELIRAVPRPDVVQLGRGMPDINSPTMKPLLRSLAQISRRQDMPGLYYDNIYGNLALREQIARLSLASGCQLGPNDLIVTTGCHEALSVSIRATCEQGDIVAVDSPSFHGAMQTLKGLGMKALEIPTDPLTGISLEALELALEQWPIKAIQLTPSCNNPLGYIMPEANKRALLTLAQRFDVAIIEDDVYGELAYTYPRPRTIKSFDDDGRVLLCSSFSKTLAPGLRIGWVAPGRYLERVLHMKYISTGSTAPQPQIAIAEFLQGGHFEPHLRRMRTQYQRNRDILIDWVSRYFPPGTRASRPRGSFMLWVELPEGFDTLKLNRVLHDQGVQVAVGSIFSASGKYRNCLRMNYAAKPTTQIEEAVRKVGVAAAALLNETQRGSV
- a CDS encoding DUF1127 domain-containing protein gives rise to the protein MNGLSDVRLTLHSQELAAGQDNGLRSATLRNAPSDLSRWALFWHRLHTRKALLELTPEQLRDIGLSREQARVEGLKPFWRL
- a CDS encoding NAD(P)/FAD-dependent oxidoreductase translates to MNARAQQPVPSHAHADSYYAASSLPQPDHPVLQGELVADVCVIGGGFSGLNTAIELAERGMSVVLLEAHRVGWGASGRNGGQLIRGVGHGLDQFTPIIGTDGVRQMKLMGLEAVEFVRQRVERFQIPCDLTWGYCDLANKPSDLEGFAEEVEELRSLGYRHQTRLLQAHEMHSVVGSDRYVGGLIDMGSGHLHPLNLALGEAGAAQQMGVRLFEQSAVTRIDYGPEVKVHTQQGSVRAKTLVLGCNAYLNGLNPQLGGKVLPAGSYIIATEPLSQAQAQALLPQNMAVCDQRVALDYYRLSADRRLLFGGACHYSGRDPQDIGAYMRPKMLKVFPQLADVKIDYQWGGMIGIGANRLPQIGRLKDQPNVYYAQAYSGHGLNATHLAGKLLAEAISGQQGGGFDLFAQVPHMTFPGGKHLRSPLLALGMLWHRLKELV
- a CDS encoding YkgJ family cysteine cluster protein, encoding MSCNGQKIRALRQQIPSFECVPGCHDCCGPVTTSPEEMARLPRKTRAEQDAAMEALDCVHLGPNGCTVYDERPLICRLFGTTATLPCPNGRRPVELIHPRVEKQIHEYMASTRQVLV
- a CDS encoding Lrp/AsnC ligand binding domain-containing protein, whose protein sequence is MRTNTQTKRELDKIDRNILRILQADGRISFTELGEKVGLSTTPCTERVRRLEREGIIMGYNARLNPQHLKGSLLVFVEISLDYKSGDTFEEFRRAVLKLPHVLECHLVSGDFDYLVKARISEMASYRKLLGDILLKLPHVRESKSYIVMEEVKESLSLPIPD